In Lolium rigidum isolate FL_2022 chromosome 3, APGP_CSIRO_Lrig_0.1, whole genome shotgun sequence, the genomic window atgcgagctttctccttagacctttgtacaggcggcatagaggtacccctttgtgaaacttggttaaagcatatgtattgcggtgataatccaggtagtccaagctaattaggacaaggtgcgggcactattggtacactatgcatgaggcttgcaacttataagatataatttacatgatgcatatgctttattactaccgttgacaaaattgtttcatgttttcaaaatcaaagctctagcacaaatatagcaatcgatgcttttcctctatgaggaccattcttttactttcaatgttgagtcagttcacctatttctctccacctcaagaagcaaacacttgtgtgaactgtgcattgattcctacatacttgcttattgcacttattatattactctatgttgacaatatccatgagatatacatgttacaagttgaaagcaaccgctgaaacttaatcttcttttgtgttgcttcaatacctttactttgaattattgctttatgagttaactcttatgcaagacttattgatgcttgtcttgaagtgctattcatgaaaagtctttgctttatgattcacttgtttactcatgtcatacacattgttttgatcgctgcattcactacatattctttacaaatagtatgatcaagtttatgatggcatgtcactccagaaattatctttgttatcgttttacctgctcgggacgagcagaactaagcttggggatgctgatacgtctccaacgtatcgataatttcttgtgttccatgccacattattgatgttatctacatgttttatgcacactttatgtcatattcgtgcattttccggaactaacctattaacaagatgccgaagtgccggttctgttttctgctgtttttggtttcagaaatcctagtaacgaaatattctcggaatcggacgaaatcaacgccaaagttcctattttcatcggaagcatccagaacacccgggaagaatcagaggggagccctgggggccccacaccacacccggcgcggccaagggggcgcgcccctagggtgtgggcccccttcgaccttctgcgccgcctcttcgcctataagaagcccctggatcagaaaaccctatacgaattgacgaaaccgacgaaaaccttccagagccgccgccatcgcgaagccaagatctgggggacaggatctctgttccggcaccctgccggagcggggaagtgcccccggaaggcttctccatcgacaccgctgccatctccaccgccatcttcatcaccgctgctgctcccatgaggagggagtagttctccatcgaggctcggggctgtaccggtagctatgtggttcatctctctcctatgtgcttcaatacaataatctcatgagctgccttacatgattgagattcatatgatgatgcttgtaatctagatgtcattatgctagtcaagtgagttttacttatgtgatctccggcgactcctagtcccacgtgtgtaaaggtgacagtgtgtgcaccgtgtgggtctcttaggccatatttcacagaatacttactcaatgttgaatggcatagtgaggtgcttatttatatctctttatgattgcagcatgtttgtatcacaatttatctatgtgctactctagtgatttgttattaaagtagtttattcctcctgcatgtgtgcaaaggtgacagtgcgtgcaccgtgttagtacttggtttatgctatgatcatgatctcttgtagattgcgaagttaactattgctatgataatattgatgtgatctattcctcctacatatgcatgaaggtgacaagtgtgcatgctatgctagtacttggtttagtctcgttgatctatcttacactaaaggttactaaaacatgagcattattgtggagcttgttaactccggcattgagggttcgtgtaatcctacgcaatgtgttcatcatccaacaaaagtgtagagtatgcatttatctattctgttatgtgatcaatgttgagagtgtccactagtgaaagtctattccctaggccttgttcctaaatactgctgcgttactactgctgcgttactactgcttgtttacttgtccgagCAGAGCACTTTtactgccgttgctactacttattcataccacctgtatttcactatctcttcgccgaactagtgcacctattaggtgtgttggggacacaagagacttcttgctttgtggttgcggggttgcatgagagggatatctttgacctcttcctccctgagttcgataaaccttgggtatccacttaagggaaacttgctgctgttctacaaacctctgctcttggaggcccaacactgtctacaagaatagaagctcccgtagacatcagtggccgCGCCCGCGGAGGATGCTTTGGACAGTGCAGTGTTCCCAAGCCTCCATGTTGTGAAGCTGCTGGTGGGGGCGAAGGCTCTGGAGTCTCCAAGGAATGATGGCACATCAAAGCCCTCGACACCTGGGCCGACTACATCGAGGGATGGCTCGTCTCCCTGGGGCGAATCCCCGGGAGGTGTCTTGGGGGCCACGGAGCAAAGAGGAAAGCAAGGGCGTCGGATGGGCCGAATTCGCAGAAGACCCTACTGCAGGACCTCGGGGGCGGAGCACCGCTGGTCGAGGCCTTCACGGGCAATGGCGGAGAGGATATCCTCAAGGAAGGGCAAGGGGATAGGGCGACCTTGTTCTTCTCCTTGCTTGAGGGGTGAGGGCGTCGCATCAGGGGCATATCATCTCCTACCTCCTCATCGGTGTCTGCTAGGTAGCGGCCCCCCGCTCTGGCACTGAAGAAGACGTTGGGCCGTAGGAGGCGTGCTTGGAATGGCGCTCTCGCTGGGCGTACGAAGAAGGGTGCGTGGGGAGGCTGACCTGTTGATGTGGTCCATGTGAGGCCTTGGGGCTCGTTCCAGGGTCCTAATTCCTGGGGACGACCCCTTTCTAGTTGTAGGGTGGCATTCGGTCAAGAGTCCTTCGTCAGAGGTCTTCGTGGTTGAAAAGCTCACTCACCATTGACGGGGACATGTTGCGTCCCGCCTTGCCTCCACACAGCAAGTTGACCTTGCGGTCGACGGCGTCGTCATCGGGGATGGAACCCTTGTCGTTGAATAGACTCGTCGGATCTATCAGCCCTTTATACGCCCTCATGGGGTGGGAACGGCGCTGCAGTGGAACTATGCAAAACTTGAGGAAGTGGGAGGTAACATGCCTCCCGGCAGGCCTTGACTCTTCAGCTCTTCTATGCGCTCGTACACGGAGGCGAATTCGGCATCGCTGGCCCTAGGCCTTGTGCATTCCACCTACACCAAAGGGCCAACGGGCTTAACcaatgatgagtgcatttttagcataaTTTTACGCCGTTATTTTATGAATATATCTCTGAGTAGAAATAGCATTTTTGTATTTTACCGCGCTATCGCGCCCTTTTATGCTTATCTTTGCAGGATCCCGAATGaaatgatgaaatatcaatatAAACTATCATTTTATGGTATTTTGACGTGATAAAAATTATTAAAGCACTCAATTATGCACCTGGCTAAAGGAGGATACGAGGACAAGTTCCAGTATGTTTAGCGGTCATCGGTACGGGGAGCGCGCCCGTACCGTCTGCCCGTACACCGTGGTAGGAGCACCGCCTCGTAAAATACTTTCATCTCGCGCAGACGACATAGAGATTTGACATACACAGCTCCGAGAAACACTACCCCTGAAAGATCTAGATgaagaactttggagaagacATCATCCTGGCTGCTACGTGGATCATCAGAGGACAAGcatcatctccttcatcatcaaccGTTGCATCTCCATCAACCATCACCAATCTCATTCTCCTTCAatcatagttgtaatcttgattggtATTGTGAATTTGTTCCCAAATTCATACTATTACTTTCATCCCATCTGTAAgagtatgatgatgttcttgattgtttccaTGTGCGAGTagttccttttgttcttggggagatggaaaaactctagcatgaatatgagatgaatctacgATGATCCatggttttaagtattaatgtgtgttagttctctctcttgatattatatgttgtgcaccatgtaatatttgccttatcGTCTCGAGAGGGAATAACCCTTTaaagtgtggtaaagtgaacggcgagaagtgacattaccaTATCGGCACTTTAACACATAGAAGAGGGGGATAAAGAGGGACtcactaagctcatatcgataaccatggggtaaaactcttaatagcaatagtcaatatgtggtTTGCTGAAGACTGGttgttgtggttatttagagatgcgattaCCGATGGCTTTCTggcgcatcttattacggagcttTCCCCACACACAATATGATTAAAACCATATTTTATtttgattaacatgaatcctaacgctagaggtggatccaataatcctcGAGAAATGTTTGTGTTATTAAGTTTCAACCGATTTCTCACAACGCTTTTTACTTATTGCTTTGTTTACTTTCTTGCAACAAATACAATCATCCTTTAAAACACCTGAATCATGATATTAAAGAATGATTTATAAGTAGCCTTAACTACTAGCtcttcgtggttcgatactcttatttcgaaactagctacaattcATATGTGTACTTGCAGTCATCAGCCAGCACCTCGAAGAACTCGGTGAAACGTACGTAACACCACTTGTGGCACCACTCCTccactttcttcttcttctccacggTGATTAAATGTTGTGCCATATGATCTCGAAGGCGGAAGGTAACCCCGATGGTGACAAGCTCAGGGCTCTCCACAAGGGGATAAAATTAGTGGCAGAACAGTGCCACAGTTGGTGGATCCCAACGTACACCTTGTAGAGGTGTTGGAATATCAACAGCACGAGGAGGCCGTTGGGGTGGAGGTTCGCCAGTTGCGGCTTGCACTCCAACAAGATGGCCTTCACGGACGAAGACAGTGGCGGCACGAGGCCCACCTGGATGAAGCAGGAGACACCCGCGAGAACCCCTCTTTGATATCGGACATTCCCGGTTTAGGAGCTTTGTGGCGCCTCTCTCGTTCGTAACAAAGGCCACTACATTGGCGACGCGGGCGAAAGACGCGTTGTCCTCGCCGGGGGAGAAGAATGCATGGGAAGATCGCCACTGGTCCCAATCCCGCTCGCGGGCAGTCGATGATCCCCCAGCCTTCTCCTTGTTGCGGTCGAAAGAAGACTTGGATGATGACATCACCGAGAGGCCGAGGAGGTCTGTGGATGTCTGGCTCAGATCTGATCAGAGAGGAAGATGGGAGCATAAGAAGAATGTGGGGAATGGATCCGCGGAGATGGTTTTCGTAGGCTGGGGATGGGAATTGCTAGGCAGTTCATCTCCTTGTCCATTAACTACCGCGTGGTGATGCCGTGATGGGACAACTTTCCCGCTGACACCCTTCGATCAAGGCGAGCCCAAGGGGTGGACAGTTAAGTCAAAAATTCTCACCCTTGCCGCCTATATACCATCATCCACTCGAGTAACCCGATGCGTGCGATCTTGCACCTGCGACGCGTGACACATAATTGAAGTTACTACCGTGTCGGGCCCATGCATTTTGTCTTGGGGCATAGTCCTACAACTCTCGCACGCCCGGGTATGGCGGGGTCTGGTGGTGCGCCCCAGCGAAGCCCAAAACAAAGGATATTGCCGACACATGCCCGGGGGCTACTGCCGACGTAGTGGGAACCAAGATGCCCACTACACCGTTCGTGTGGGCCAACATGGTGCCCCATAGAGAGAGAGGCTTGAAGGCATGCAAACTCGGTATCACTGTTGTGCCCGAGGAGGGGCGTTGTTGTGCCACCATGATCACCAAATATATGCCCATCATGAACTTCTTCATTAAAGAGCAGTGCTAGGAGGACACGCCCCGAAGACGTCATCTCCAAGGACTTGTGGGCAACCCAAGCACACTTCGACGACACGACGATGAGCGGAGAGGCCTCGCCAGCGGCAGGATGGCCTCCGGGGGAGGCGCGTACCCGAGATCCATGACATGCCTTCCCGCGGGAGCGCATACTCGAAACTTGGTGTCACACCCTTGGCGTCGTCTAAAAGGCCAATTACCACCCGACGGTTGCAGCGCACTCTACCGGACTGCGCACAGAGGCAAGTCGATGGCATGGATTGATGACGCCACATCAAGGACTACGACGTGTAGGACACATAGGAAGTTGGTTCATCTGTACCACCGCCCATCCCGTTGGATGCCATTTACAGAACATGCACGTACACTATGTGGTATCCCTTTTAGTATAAAAGGATGACCAGTTTTCTATGTAAGGTTAGGCTTGAAGGAAGGAGAGGAAAAACTctaaaggaggagaagaaattggGAGTCTCAGCTCCTCGTGTACCCTGTTTGAGTCTAAAGAGATAAGACATGCATGACGTAGGGGTTTTGCATCATACGTCCTAAACTTGGGTAAAAATTGTGTATTTTTCTATCTTGCTTCATTTAGGTTTGAAACCACCAGAGCCCACTACCGAATAAAAAAAGGGTGCAAACCCCAGTGTCTGTCTTGCGGACGCGATAGTTGCATTGGTAAAAAAATTAATGTCATGTCAGTTTCCTAAAACACTTGGAGGAAAGTTGGCGGAGAATATTTAGACAAAATGTATAAGAGCACAATCCCAGATCTACCTTGTCTACATTTTGATTTCTTGTTGCAATGAAATGGTGGGGCACCCTTTTGTGCTGAAAAAACTTATAAGAGCGATCCCAAAGGAAAGCTTGCAGTCTGATGCACGAGCTACCGCCTGGGAACCCTAGTACCATCGTGCTTTCTCACAAGTTTCGTTATCCCTGAGTCCCCGATAAACGCATTTTATGAAGGGTactgtttttcaaaaaaaatcttcaTTTTCTTAGAACCCAATACATTTCTCCACGCGAAACATACAAGAAGTCGCTTTTAGCACGAATCAAATCATTGATTTTCATAGAGATTCTTGGTGAACAAAAGAAACAATGCATACAACACAAACGATAGGTTTGTGTTAAGGTCCAACTGAAAAAAAGGAATTGCACGCGGACATCAAACCGACGCCACGAATTCAGCGAGTGGCAACACACGAGCAAAAGGAAGCAAAAGCAAACACACGAGCCATACATGTAAAACACTAGACACCAGCAGGGGTAATGGTTGCGTCATCGTCATAGTTCTCCTTGGAGATCTCCTCGAGCGACCTTCCCTTTGACTCTGGCACCAACAGTGAGAAAAGCAATCCCAGGAAGTTGGTGCCAGCGAGCACGAAGAGTGCGTTGCGCATGCCGATACCCGCGGAGTACCCTTTGTCGGGCTTCTTCTGATCCTGTGATGCATACAGGAACCCGAATGCACCGATGATCGCCCCGGCCTTACCGGCAGCGGCAGAGACACCGTGGCAAGTGGAGCGGAGCCTGGCCGGAAAGATCTCGGCGGGCACGATGAAGGTTGTGCTGTTGGGCCCAAAGTTGGCGAAGAAGAAGGTGAGGCCGTAGAGAACGACGAAGCCGGTGTGGTGTCCTGGCTTGACGAGGTAGTCGTAGGGCACGGCGATGGCGAGCATGAAGATGGTCATCATGGCAAAACCCATGAGCTGGATCCAGAACCTGCCAATGATGTCGATGAAGGCGACGGTGAACCAGTAGCCCGGTACGGTGCCGCAAAGAGCGATGAGCGCCTGGGCACGAGCGATGCGGTACAGCTCCTCGAGGGCGCTCATTGTCCTTGCCGGTGGGATCCATCCGACCTTGGTGAAGATGTCCTTCTGGAACAGGTTCTGGCTGTAGAAGGCGACATCCAGTAGGAACCAGGTGCTAGTGGTGGCTAGCAGGTGTAGTCCGTGGCGGCTCATGAACTGCCGTGAGAAGAGGCCCCAGGTGTCCCCGGAGGCGACCTGAAGCtggaccttctcctcctcctcggtgatgtCCTTGTTGAGCACCCTGGACATGTCTGCGGTGGCCTGCTTTGTGTTGCGGGTGATGAGCGCCGTGTACCGTGCGGTCTCTGGCATCTTCATGCGCCAGTAGTAGGTCAGCGCGGCAGGGATGGTGCCAAACATGACGATGATGCGCCAAACGTAATCGGCCTCCGGCCCAATGGATGACGCTGCGTCGATGTAGAATGGTGGCGCTGGGAATGCGTTCCGGAACGCGGATGAGACGACGATGGTGACGATGGTACCGAACAGGATGCCGAAGCCCTGCATGGCAAAGACGGCAGCGATGAAGGTTCCACGTGTCTTCTTGTTGGCGTACTCAGACATAATAGTCGCTGATAAGGGGTAGTCGCCGCCGACGCCAAAGCCAAGCCAGAAGCGAAAGAAACAGAGCGTCCCTATGACGCCTTTGGCCTCGTGGCCGAACGAGAGCCCCGACGCGATGGAGCAGAGGACCATGAGGATGAGCGTGAAACCATAGACGCTCTTGCGGCCGAGCTTGTCACCGAGCCAGCCAAAGAAGAGCTGGCCGGCGAGCGTGCCGCA contains:
- the LOC124695652 gene encoding inorganic phosphate transporter 1-2-like isoform X1; its protein translation is MAGEQLNVLKALDQAKTQWYHFTAVVIAGMGFFTDAYDLFCISLVTRLLGRIYYTEAGSNEPGHLPANVSAAVNGVALCGTLAGQLFFGWLGDKLGRKSVYGFTLILMVLCSIASGLSFGHEAKGVIGTLCFFRFWLGFGVGGDYPLSATIMSEYANKKTRGTFIAAVFAMQGFGILFGTIVTIVVSSAFRNAFPAPPFYIDAASSIGPEADYVWRIIVMFGTIPAALTYYWRMKMPETARYTALITRNTKQATADMSRVLNKDITEEEEKVQLQVASGDTWGLFSRQFMSRHGLHLLATTSTWFLLDVAFYSQNLFQKDIFTKVGWIPPARTMSALEELYRIARAQALIALCGTVPGYWFTVAFIDIIGRFWIQLMGFAMMTIFMLAIAVPYDYLVKPGHHTGFVVLYGLTFFFANFGPNSTTFIVPAEIFPARLRSTCHGVSAAAGKAGAIIGAFGFLYASQDQKKPDKGYSAGIGMRNALFVLAGTNFLGLLFSLLVPESKGRSLEEISKENYDDDATITPAGV
- the LOC124695652 gene encoding inorganic phosphate transporter 1-2-like isoform X2, with translation MGFFTDAYDLFCISLVTRLLGRIYYTEAGSNEPGHLPANVSAAVNGVALCGTLAGQLFFGWLGDKLGRKSVYGFTLILMVLCSIASGLSFGHEAKGVIGTLCFFRFWLGFGVGGDYPLSATIMSEYANKKTRGTFIAAVFAMQGFGILFGTIVTIVVSSAFRNAFPAPPFYIDAASSIGPEADYVWRIIVMFGTIPAALTYYWRMKMPETARYTALITRNTKQATADMSRVLNKDITEEEEKVQLQVASGDTWGLFSRQFMSRHGLHLLATTSTWFLLDVAFYSQNLFQKDIFTKVGWIPPARTMSALEELYRIARAQALIALCGTVPGYWFTVAFIDIIGRFWIQLMGFAMMTIFMLAIAVPYDYLVKPGHHTGFVVLYGLTFFFANFGPNSTTFIVPAEIFPARLRSTCHGVSAAAGKAGAIIGAFGFLYASQDQKKPDKGYSAGIGMRNALFVLAGTNFLGLLFSLLVPESKGRSLEEISKENYDDDATITPAGV